Proteins encoded by one window of Bacteroidales bacterium:
- a CDS encoding MBL fold metallo-hydrolase, which translates to MKITFLGTGTSQGVPVIACDCDVCKSNDLHDKRLRSSVMIEVAGKVIVIDTGPDFRQQMLRENVKKLDAILFTHEHKDHIAGLDDIRSFNWLYKKPMDIYAEKRVLHALQIEYSYVFAEDKYPGIPQMTLHEINENPFFIDHINIIPIRALHYKLPVLGFRIHNFAYITDANFIEEKELQKVRGVKCFVINALRKKEHISHFNLQQAIEIANKVGAEQTYLTHISHLMGFHHKINAELPKHIRMAYDGLVLTL; encoded by the coding sequence TTGAAAATAACTTTTCTTGGTACTGGTACATCTCAGGGGGTACCTGTTATTGCGTGCGATTGTGATGTTTGTAAATCAAATGATTTGCACGATAAACGCTTACGCTCGTCCGTAATGATAGAAGTTGCTGGTAAAGTTATTGTTATTGATACAGGACCCGATTTTCGACAACAAATGTTGCGCGAAAATGTTAAGAAATTAGATGCGATATTATTTACACACGAACACAAAGATCATATTGCCGGTTTAGACGATATTCGTTCGTTTAATTGGCTTTATAAAAAACCAATGGATATTTATGCCGAAAAGAGAGTGCTCCATGCTTTGCAAATTGAATACTCATACGTTTTTGCTGAAGACAAATATCCTGGTATCCCTCAGATGACCTTACACGAAATTAACGAAAATCCATTCTTTATTGACCATATAAATATTATTCCTATACGAGCATTACACTATAAATTGCCTGTTTTAGGTTTTCGCATTCATAATTTTGCCTACATTACCGATGCAAATTTTATAGAAGAAAAAGAATTACAAAAGGTTAGGGGAGTAAAATGCTTTGTAATTAATGCGTTACGTAAAAAAGAACATATTTCACACTTTAATTTGCAGCAAGCAATAGAAATAGCTAATAAAGTTGGTGCTGAGCAAACATATTTAACTCATATTAGTCATTTAATGGGATTTCATCACAAAATTAATGCTGAACTACCTAAACATATTAGAATGGCATACGACGGACTTGTTTTAACTTTGTAA